Genomic segment of Glutamicibacter sp. JL.03c:
GTAGCCGGAGTCGCAGAAGACCGGGATCGATACGATGTAGCCGATGATGCTCAGTGTCAGGTTCGGGAACCGGGTGCCCAGGACCTTGATCAGGGCGTCGGCCATCGAGATGGCGGCCCCCGAGCGCTCCAGGATGATGCCGATCATCGTGCCGAAGAGGATCACCAAGCCGATATTTCCCATGGTGTTGCCGAACGCCGTGGTGACGGTGCTGGCCACTTCGGCCAAGGGGATCTTGTAGGCGAAGGCGGCAAGAATGGCGGCGCCGATCAGCGCAAGGAAGGGGCTGATTTTCCAGCGCGCTGTCACCAGCACAATGGCGACTACGAGGATCAAGAGAATAATGAGTTCGTACACGGTTGGTTGGCTCCTTTGCCACGATCTGCGGTGCGTTCTCCAGCAAAGCGGCTCAAGCTTTGGCGGTTCGAACAGTCGGCAATGAGCCAATACTAGGAAACGGGCAAGAGATCACCTATGGGCATGTGCCCGGAATTCCCAGGGCCCAAAGAGTGAAAAGTGTGCACGGGGTCCAAAGAATGCCTTCGGGTGAGCATCAAAACCGCACTGATACCCACATGTCGTTCAAGCAGCCATCGAGATCGTAGCCCGCAAAGGCGACTCCGGATGCTGGATTCCTACGAGCGCGTTCGCGACGGAGCGCGGACCGAACATGAATGAGACCGCTCTGGCAGTGACGGCTCATGCGTCTACCGTGGGACGAGTCCGCGTGGGAGGACGGCGAATATTGGCAGCAGACAGATCGCAAAATCCGCACGCGGATAAACATGTTGACCGATGCCTGCCTGCTTGATGCCATCAACGGCAACGGGAAGCCCGTTATCACTACCCGGATCCCGCTTTGGAGAACTGCAGCTAGAAGACCTGCAGTTCATCCAGCGCGATCCGCGCGTACACAGCATGCTGCAATCGCAGCGATTCGGCGGCCTGGCGAATATCAGCACCCGTCACCTGGCCGATTCGCTCCAGCCTTTGCACCAGCGTATTGCGGTGGATATGCAAGGATTCCGCGGCCTCGGACATGGAGGAAGCGGCAGCGACCACCAATAGCGTCCTGGCCTGCTCCTGGTTCAAAACCTGCGCGCGGGCGGCCAGATACTTCAGGCTCCGCGCCGGAGTGCGGGCCACAGCCACCGCAATATCCTGGTTCCAGATTCCTTCGAGTTCTCGCCGAGGAAGCATCGCCGGGCGCCCCGCCAACGTCCGCATCGCTTCGGCCTGGGCCAACAGCTCGCCCGCATCCTCGGCGGCCGGCCCGATCAGATAACGGTCATTGGCATTCGGGGCATCCGCCGCCGGCTCATCGCTGGCCTTTCGCAGTCGCCAATGAGCACCAAACAGCCCCACCCAGCAGGTGCGCGCCCCGTCGAGCGCCGGCTGTTCCAGCAACGGATCCTGTTCGCTGCGCGGCAGCCACAGCTCAAGTTGCAACGGCGCACGCAGCCCGTGCGCATCCAGGGTTCTCTCGATCACGTCGGCCGCCACATGCCCGGCAAGCAGCGCTGAAATGATATCCCGGGCCTCGGCGGCCCGGCGAGCGCTCCGCGAGTGCTCGCGTTCCTGGGTGAACAGCAATTGCACGGTCAGCGCGATCAGGTCAGCCAGCGGCTCGACCTCATGCGGTGCGCCGGTCACGCCAACTGCTCCGCACAACCGCTCGTTGAGTATCAGCGGAAGGTTCACCCCGGGCTGGGTGCCTGCGGTGTCATCGGCCTGGGCAACCCGGATGATCTGATTGCGGCGGATCGCTTCGACGCTGCCTTCATGCAGGGTGCCGATGCGCGCGGCATCGCTGGAGGCGATGATGATTCCATGGGCATTCATGATGTTCACGTGGCGATCGATCGTCGGCGCAATGGTATCGACGACCTTTTGCGCGAGCCCGCTGGCCAGTCGAGGTTGCTCCTTTTCGCTCATGGATTCATCCTAGCCGTCACCTCGCCCGGGGAACTGCCACTTTTCAACATGGCACGCTCGGGGACGTGAGGTGCTTCACGTTGAACTTCAGTGATGCTAGGCTCGCCCCAGTCAAGAATCGCGATGAAAGGTCCACCATGAGTTCGGCGATCAGCTACTTAACGGGCGGCTTCCTAGTCTCCTTGCTCGTAACGCTCAACATGACATGGAACCAGCGTTTGCCCGGCATGGTCGGCCCGGCCCTCATCGTGGCGTGCCTTGCAGGGCTCGTCGCATGCCGGCTCTACACCGCTCGAAACCTGCCCCGCCGGCACGATCCAAGGGAAACCTAGGACGCCTCCCGCTCCTGCTGAATCGACCTGACCGTGCTGTTGGCATCAGGCGCAAACGCAAACAACTTGCCATCGGCAACGTGGACCCAGAATCGGCCACATAAATCCGTGGTCCGGTTTTCGGCGCCCTGAGGCCACCAATCGGCGTCCAGGGTTCGGGTGGTGGAGATTTCATTCGCTTCAAAAGACTTGGTACGCGCATCCGAGGCGTAGGCCTTCTTGAGTTCGGCTTCGCTCGGATGTCCCGTGCTCTTGATCGGGACGCATTGTTCGCCTGGCACTTCGCCGGAGTAGTCCATCACGAAAATGCGTTCCATTCCCGTATTGCGCTGCATGAGTTTCACATCGGTTCCGCCCTGGGGCACCCAGGTTGGCAACAATTCTGCTGATACTGCTTCTTCTGAGGTCTTCGCGGTCTTTTCGGTGGATTCATCGTACTTGTCCACGAGCAGATCCGACACGGAGCAACCGGAGAGGACAAGGGACAAGGGAGCTGCCATCAACACGGTGGCGACGTACTTTTTCTTCATCATGATTCCATCGTAGAAATCGGTCGCCACTTGGCACATCGTCTTCTCGTCGCAAGTGGGCCGGCGGCAGTTCATCCCCACGGTGGAGCAGCCGAAAGCTTTTCTCCACCCGCACCACCTAAACTGGCCTCAACAACCGATCCGTCTGGGAGCCAGAAGCCATGGACACTACACCTCACATTGCCGTCACCGGCTCTACCGGGGCGCTCGGCTCGCTGGTGGCCAAGAATCTGGCCGGCCGCTCCATCGCCCAACGCCTTCTGGTACGCGACACAGCCCGGGCTCCGCAACTGCCCTTGGCCACGGCCAGCGCTTTCGACTACGCCGATCGCGCCGCCAGCATCACAGCGCTGGAAGGCATCGAGGTGCTGTTCATGGTTTCGGCCCCGGAGAGCGATCACCGTTTGGACCTGCACGCCGCCTTCATCGACGCCGCGGTGGCCGCTGGGGTGCAGCACATCGTCTACACCTCCTTCACCGCTGCGGCCCCCGACGCGGAGTTCACCCTGGCGCGCGAGCACTACGCCACCGAGGAGCTCCTGCGGTCTTCGGGCCTGCGCTTCACCGCCTTGCGTGACAGCTTCTACCAGGATTTCCTGCCCGATCTGGTGGGGGACGACGGGGTGATCCGCGGCCCGGCCGGGACCGGGCATTTCGCCCCGGTGGCCCGCGAGGATGTCGCACGCACCGCAGCCACCGTCGTGGCCTCGGCGTCCGAACATGCCAGTGCCACCTATGAGCTCACCGGCCCGCAGTCGTTGAGCATGCTGGATGTGGCCCGGATGCTGGGCGCCGAGCGCGGCCAGGCCATCGCCTTCCACGATGAAACCATCGATGAGGCCTACGCTTCGCGTGCCAGGTACGGAGCATCGCAGTGGCAACTTGATGCCTGGGTCAGCACCTATACGGCCATCGCCAGCAACGCCATGGCCACGGTGAGCGACCATATCGAAATCATCACCGGCAGCGCGCCGATGTCCTTCCAGGACTATTTGCGCAAATAGGTCCGGGCCACGCTGAATGCGGTGCGCTCGACCAATGCGAGCGTATCGGCCGAAAGCTCGGCCAAGCTCGCAGGTCCCTGCGCGATGGAGTAGGCCGCCAGGATCCCGGCCTGCTCCAGTGCCGCATCGTCCAGATCCACCGACCCGGCCACCACGATCACATCGGCCTGCTCCCCGGCGGCGTGCAGCACCCCGGACACCACTTTGCCTTCCAGCGACTGGCTATCGAGGCGTCCTTCTCCGGTGATCACCAGATCCGCCGCGCCCAGGATCCGGTGCGCGTCGAGCACCTCGGCGACCAGTTCCCACCCGGGGGTCAGTTCCACGTCGAAGTACGAGGCCAGGCACGTGGCCAAGCCGCCCGCAGCACCCATGCCTGGTTGCTCGCGCAGCGCCCTGCCGGTATCGGCTTCCAGCACGTCGGCCAGCCGGGCCAGGCCGCGATCGAGCACCTGCACCTGCTCTGGCGAGGCGCCCTTCTGCGGTCCGAAGACGGCGGCCGCCCCCTTGGCGCCGAGCAGTGGATTGGTCACATCGCAGGCGATCTGCCAGCGCACCGTGGCCGCCCGCGGGTCCAACTGCGAGACATCGATCTGCGCCAGGTCATTGAGCGCCCCTCCGCCTTCCGGCAGCTCCCGCCCCTGGGCATCGAGGAACCTGGCGCCCAGAGCGCGCAGCAATCCGGTGCCCCCGTCGGTGGTAGCCGAGCCACCGAGGCACAAGATGATCTGCCCAACTCCCCGCTCCAGGGCATGAACAACCAGCGCCCCCAATCCATAGGTGCTGGCCCTCAGGGGCTGGCGTTGGACGTCGCTGACCTGTGGCAGGCCGGCGGCTTCTGCTGCTTCCACCACGGCAATCTTGTGGTCTTTGCTCAAACCCAGCCGGGAGACCACTGGCCGGCCCAGCGCATCTGTGGTCTGCACGGTGAGGGCCTCGGTGCCCCAGGCATCGATCAGCGCCTGGAGGGTTCCCTCGCCGCCGTCGGCGAAAGGCACCGCCGTGATCTCGACCGGGATCCCCAGGCTGGTGGCGGCCGTGTTCACCCCCTGGGCCAGTGCGCCGGCAACCTCGCTGGCCCGGGCGCTGCCCTTGAAGGAGTCGGGCACGATGGCCACCTGCAGCGCGCGCCCTGCGCCGGATCCTGGATTCTGCTCTGAAGTCATGTCCCCCAGCATAGAGAGCCCCGGGGCACAGAACTATGGGCCGATGACCGCATTTATCCGGGACGCTCCCACGTTGATATGTGCACCGCGCCTAGTCATGTGAAACGCGAAGCCCAGCCAAAGGATCGGCACAGGAACCGTGGCTAGCGTAGGAACTACCTCATTGAAGGTGCGAGTGATGATCGTAAAGGTTCCCGCCGGATATTGCCCGGCGGGAACCTTTCTTTAACCCCACACCCAAATCCATGGCCTACGCGCAGTGCCTGCTTATTGCCTGCACAGGCACCGGCCCTAGAGTCATAAGTACCTCATGAAGGTGCGAGTGATGACGAAGAACTGGCCCTGTCGGTCTTGCGACAGGGCCAGTTCTTTGCCCTTAAACGCTGGCCCGGGTCCTGGTTCCCGGGCAGCGGGCAACACCCGAAGCAAATGCGCAGACCATGCTTATTTGGCACACAGAGTGCGCCCCTAGAGTAGTAAGTACCTCATTGAAGGTGCGAGTGATGATCGAGAAGCCCCAGCCCTCCGGAGCAATCCGGACCGGCTGGGGCTTCGAATTTAATGGCTCCGGGACCCGGTGCGATAACGTAGATGGGTCCCTGCACCTCCATCGCCCGGGACATCCTCGTGAATGGAGCCCCGGTGAGAATCCCGATCGCAGAACTGACCCCGATGCAGCGCCAATCGGTGTGGCGCACCGTGAGATCCCCGCGGTTGCTCAAGACCGAGCTGCTGGCCGGACTGGTGGTCTCGCTGGCGCTGATCCCCGAGGTCATCGCGTTCACCGTGATCGCCGGAGTGGATCCGCGCGTGGGCATTTTCGCCTCCTTCACCATGTCCGTAGTCATCGCCATCACCGGCGGGCGCCCGGCGATGATCTCGGCCGCGGCCGGCGCGGTGGCCCTGGTAGTGGCCCCGCTGGTGCGCACCCACGGGGTGGAATACCTGTTCGCCACGGTGATCCTGGCCGGAGTGATCCAGGTGGTGCTGGCCTTGCTGGGCGTGGCCAAATTGCTGCGCTTCATCCCCCGACAGGTGATGATCGGCTTCGTCAACGGCCTGGCCATCTCGATCTTCTGGGCGCAGATGCCCGAGCTGCGCCAGGTGCCCTGGCAGGTGTACCCGCTGGTCGTCCTGGGCGTGGCGATCGTCTGCTTCTTCCCGAAAATCACCAAGGCGGTGCCGGCGCCGCTGATCGCCATCGTGGTGCTCACCGCGATCACCGTCTTCGCAAAAATCGTGGTGCCGACCGTGGGCGACAAGGGCGCGCTGCCCGAGTCCCTGCCCCTGCTGCACCTGCCGGGGGTGCCGTTGGACCTGGGAACCCTGCAGATCATCGCGCCCTACGCGATCGCGGTGGCCTTTGTGGGCCTGCTCGAATCACTGCTCACCGCCAAGCTGGTTGATGACATCACCGATACCCCCTCCAGCAAGACCCGCGAGTCCTGGGCCCAGGGCACCGCGAATATTGTCACCGGATTCTTCGGCGGGATCTGCGGTTGCGCCATGATCGGCCAGACCATGGTGGGGGTAAAGGTCTCCGGGGGCCGCACGCGCATCTCCACGGCCTTTGCCGGGATTTTCATGCTGCTGCTGGCGGTGCTGCTCGGCGATGTGGTGGCGCAGATCCCGATGGCCGCGCTGGTCGCGGTGATGATCGTGGTTTCGGCGACCACCTTCGACTGGCACTCCATCCGCCCGAGCACGCTGAAGATCATGCCCAAGAGCGAAACCTTCGTCATGGCCATCACCGTGGTGCTGACCGTGGCCACCCACAACCTCGCCATCGGCGTGGGCGTGGGCATCCTCTCCGCGATGGTGCTCTTCGCCAACCGCGTGGCCCACATGGTCACCGTCACCCGCACCGTCACCGCCCAGCAAGCGCACTACGAGGTCAACGGAGAGCTGTTCTTCGCCTCCTCGAACGATTTGTTCACCCAATTCCGCTACGCCGAGGACCCGCAGCTGGTCATCATCGACCTGGCCCACTCGCACCTGTGGGATGCCTCGACCATTGCCGCCATCGACTCGATCCGCAGCAAATACCACCACTACGGCAAGAGCGTGGAAATCCGCGGGCTCAATGAGGCCAGCGCGAAAATGCAGGAGCGCCTGGGCGGCAAGCTTTCCTAGGCCAGCCGGCTAGCCTTCGCCCTGGGCGCGCTTGCGCTCGCTGGCCCGGCTGCGCTTCAACGCGTACATGTCCCGGTCCGCCCGGAGGATCATGGTGCTCAGGTTGTCGTCGTTGCGCGCCTGGGCGGTGCCGAAGCTCCACGCCAGGTCCGAGGAGGCCTCGATGCGCTCCATGAGTTGCTGCGCCTCGCAGCGCGAGGTATCGGGGAACACCAGCACGAATTCGTCCCCGCCCAGGCGGCACACCAGATCTCCCGCGCGGGTGCTGCTGCGCAGGTGCTTGACCAGGCTCTTGAGCGCGCGGTCCCCGGCTTCATGCCCCTCCTTGTCATTGATCTGCTTGAATCCGTCCATGTCCAGCAGCGCCACGGCCAGCGGCCGGTAGGTGCGGCGCGCAGCGACCAGGGCGGCATCTCCCCGGGCCGCCAGCCCCGTGCGATTCAGGGCCCCGGTGAGCGCATCGATCTGGGTCTGCTGCCGGAACCGGCGCTTGACGAAGTGCCCGACGAACATTCCCGCCATGGTGAAGAAGACCAGGCTCAGGACATTGAGCAAGCCGCTTTGGTGCTCGGTGCCCACCGCCGGACCCAGGTACACCGAATACGGGATGGTGAAGAGCATGACCGGGTAGATCGTCCAGCGGGTGATGTTGGGGGTGAACAGCCAGGACAGATACAGCGCGATCAGCGGGAATTCCTGGAGCCTG
This window contains:
- a CDS encoding NAD(P)H-binding protein, with the protein product MDTTPHIAVTGSTGALGSLVAKNLAGRSIAQRLLVRDTARAPQLPLATASAFDYADRAASITALEGIEVLFMVSAPESDHRLDLHAAFIDAAVAAGVQHIVYTSFTAAAPDAEFTLAREHYATEELLRSSGLRFTALRDSFYQDFLPDLVGDDGVIRGPAGTGHFAPVAREDVARTAATVVASASEHASATYELTGPQSLSMLDVARMLGAERGQAIAFHDETIDEAYASRARYGASQWQLDAWVSTYTAIASNAMATVSDHIEIITGSAPMSFQDYLRK
- a CDS encoding sensor domain-containing diguanylate cyclase, with the translated sequence MPNVSRRRESDGTFWWARLLPARLLRISRLEVAVTGMASAFLLVFYALNLFNDFSSPVLHALAVVRVLGALAGVILVWAYLDRFPLWIAYLGAVSELSAFVIFVGFSVNHEQIVFRLQEFPLIALYLSWLFTPNITRWTIYPVMLFTIPYSVYLGPAVGTEHQSGLLNVLSLVFFTMAGMFVGHFVKRRFRQQTQIDALTGALNRTGLAARGDAALVAARRTYRPLAVALLDMDGFKQINDKEGHEAGDRALKSLVKHLRSSTRAGDLVCRLGGDEFVLVFPDTSRCEAQQLMERIEASSDLAWSFGTAQARNDDNLSTMILRADRDMYALKRSRASERKRAQGEG
- a CDS encoding glycerate kinase; translated protein: MTSEQNPGSGAGRALQVAIVPDSFKGSARASEVAGALAQGVNTAATSLGIPVEITAVPFADGGEGTLQALIDAWGTEALTVQTTDALGRPVVSRLGLSKDHKIAVVEAAEAAGLPQVSDVQRQPLRASTYGLGALVVHALERGVGQIILCLGGSATTDGGTGLLRALGARFLDAQGRELPEGGGALNDLAQIDVSQLDPRAATVRWQIACDVTNPLLGAKGAAAVFGPQKGASPEQVQVLDRGLARLADVLEADTGRALREQPGMGAAGGLATCLASYFDVELTPGWELVAEVLDAHRILGAADLVITGEGRLDSQSLEGKVVSGVLHAAGEQADVIVVAGSVDLDDAALEQAGILAAYSIAQGPASLAELSADTLALVERTAFSVARTYLRK
- a CDS encoding SulP family inorganic anion transporter, with the translated sequence MQRQSVWRTVRSPRLLKTELLAGLVVSLALIPEVIAFTVIAGVDPRVGIFASFTMSVVIAITGGRPAMISAAAGAVALVVAPLVRTHGVEYLFATVILAGVIQVVLALLGVAKLLRFIPRQVMIGFVNGLAISIFWAQMPELRQVPWQVYPLVVLGVAIVCFFPKITKAVPAPLIAIVVLTAITVFAKIVVPTVGDKGALPESLPLLHLPGVPLDLGTLQIIAPYAIAVAFVGLLESLLTAKLVDDITDTPSSKTRESWAQGTANIVTGFFGGICGCAMIGQTMVGVKVSGGRTRISTAFAGIFMLLLAVLLGDVVAQIPMAALVAVMIVVSATTFDWHSIRPSTLKIMPKSETFVMAITVVLTVATHNLAIGVGVGILSAMVLFANRVAHMVTVTRTVTAQQAHYEVNGELFFASSNDLFTQFRYAEDPQLVIIDLAHSHLWDASTIAAIDSIRSKYHHYGKSVEIRGLNEASAKMQERLGGKLS
- a CDS encoding sugar diacid recognition domain-containing protein — encoded protein: MSEKEQPRLASGLAQKVVDTIAPTIDRHVNIMNAHGIIIASSDAARIGTLHEGSVEAIRRNQIIRVAQADDTAGTQPGVNLPLILNERLCGAVGVTGAPHEVEPLADLIALTVQLLFTQEREHSRSARRAAEARDIISALLAGHVAADVIERTLDAHGLRAPLQLELWLPRSEQDPLLEQPALDGARTCWVGLFGAHWRLRKASDEPAADAPNANDRYLIGPAAEDAGELLAQAEAMRTLAGRPAMLPRRELEGIWNQDIAVAVARTPARSLKYLAARAQVLNQEQARTLLVVAAASSMSEAAESLHIHRNTLVQRLERIGQVTGADIRQAAESLRLQHAVYARIALDELQVF